Within the Methanobacterium sp. genome, the region ATTTAGTCCATGCTAATATCCATTATAGTTTTAAAATCCTTCTCAGATTCCCCTAAAACCACAGAATTACCATTTTCAAGCCAGGCGTGGGCTTCAAACTCACCATTTTGATCCAATACTCCTATTTTAATAGAAGTGGTGTAACCATACTTGGAGAATAATATGTATCCTGCCATTGCCTGTACCAGGCAGGTTGCTCGGGGCACGTATCTACTAACAACAACTATTATCACCCTCAAACTGGAAATAGACACTATATGAACATTGTCTGAAGAGAGGAAGTAATTGGCGATCTTCTGCACGCTTTTCTGCACAAATTTAAAGGGAA harbors:
- a CDS encoding lasso peptide biosynthesis B2 protein, with product MAIEALFWVIVIRLMVWIFPFKFVQKSVQKIANYFLSSDNVHIVSISSLRVIIVVVSRYVPRATCLVQAMAGYILFSKYGYTTSIKIGVLDQNGEFEAHAWLENGNSVVLGESEKDFKTIMDISMD